CCAGCCAGTCGGTTGGGACCGCTTGTGTATTGAGGGATTCCGCATGACGGCCACCACCATTGCCCGGGCCGTGATAATCGCTGCCACCGCTGGGTAGCAGTTGGTAGCGATCGCACCATTCCTCGAGTTGCCGGCGATCGCTGGGGCTATGCCCGGGATGAATGACCTCCAGTCCTTGCAAGCCGGCTTCCACCAACAGCGGCAATGTCTCTTCGACGCGACCACCCCGCCAGAGAAACGGATGCGCCCAGACGACAACCGCACCGGCCTCTCGCAACCAGCGAATGCCTTCGACGACATCTAGTTTTTCGTAAGGCACATAGGCGGGAGCTTGTTCACCGAGGAAGCGGCGGAAGGCTTCATCCCAGCTCTGGACGTGACCCGCATTTAGGAGCGCTTGGGCAAAGTGAGGCCGACCCGGCATCTGTCCAGCTTGCAATTCTGGCAGGACGATCGGGGCTCCAAGTTCCGCTAGTTTGGTGGCGATCGCCTCTGCCCGTCGCCAGCGTCCCGCCTGTTGCTCAATCAGCAGCGGTTCCAAAATCTCGCGATCGGGCCAAAAGCCCAGCAGATGCAAAGAGCGATCGTTGTGAATCGTGCTGAGTTCAATGCCGGGAACGATTTCGAGGCGATTCCCTGCGGCTGCGATCGCTGCTGTCCAGCCCCCCAAGGTGTCGTGATCAGTGATTGCCAGTGCCGTCACCCCAGCCGCGATCGCCGCTTCGACTAGCTCGGTGGGCGACAGACTGCCATCGGAATAGGTGGTGTGGGTATGCAGCTCTAGCATGAATGGCTCGCGGGTAAGGCTATTGGTAGAATGTAAGGCTTGTGACTTATTCATCGCACAGACCAAGGAGAGCCGCTGCATGGCCCGGATGTATTACGACGCCGATGCCAATTTGGATTTGTTGAATGGCAAAACGGTGGCCATCATTGGCTATGGCTCGCAAGGCCATGCCCACGCCCTCAACCTCCGCGACAGCGGTGTGAACGTCGTGGTTGGTCTGTACCCCGGCAGCAAATCGGCTGCGAAAGCCGAGGCGG
The sequence above is a segment of the Synechococcus elongatus PCC 11801 genome. Coding sequences within it:
- a CDS encoding PHP domain-containing protein, with product MNKSQALHSTNSLTREPFMLELHTHTTYSDGSLSPTELVEAAIAAGVTALAITDHDTLGGWTAAIAAAGNRLEIVPGIELSTIHNDRSLHLLGFWPDREILEPLLIEQQAGRWRRAEAIATKLAELGAPIVLPELQAGQMPGRPHFAQALLNAGHVQSWDEAFRRFLGEQAPAYVPYEKLDVVEGIRWLREAGAVVVWAHPFLWRGGRVEETLPLLVEAGLQGLEVIHPGHSPSDRRQLEEWCDRYQLLPSGGSDYHGPGNGGGRHAESLNTQAVPTDWLEPLRNAAD